In Desulforhopalus sp., the genomic stretch TTTCGCATAAGCTGCCATCACTCTTTCAAAGGCTGGTGAGACGAGGAGGATATCAAAGATAAATTTCTGACCGTTGCTATTTACAAGAGTCCCTTCTTTTATTCGCCAACCAGCTTCTTCAAGAATCTTTTTTGCTTCTAAAAGATTCTTGCGCATACCATCCTGTTCAGTAGCAGCTGGAGGAGAAAGGGGTTGAGTAAAAACCTCACTGGGGATAACCGCCCGATAGGGTTCGAGGTACCGAAGCTCCAATTCTTCTGGCAGCCCTTTCGCAGCTAAGAAAGAATTGCTGAAAAACGAGTTGCTTCGGGTGTATTGATCATGGAAAAGTGATTTATTAATCCATTCGAAATCAAGTGCCAGACCCAAGGCTTTACGGACTCTAACATCCTGAAAAAGCTCTTTTCTTGTATTAAAAAGAAATCCTTGAATGCCGGCGTTGTTTTGGTGAGGAAAGGTTTTTTTTATAATTGCGCCATCAGTGAATTTCTTGCCATCCATATCGCGCGCCCATTGCTTGGCAATATTGATGGAAATAAAATCAAACTCTCCCGCTTTAAAAGCCTCTAAGGCAACTGTTTGGTCTTTGTAGTATTTAACGATGATTTCATCAAAATTATCCATCCCTTGCCGAACCGGATGATCCTGCGCCCAATACTGAGGATTTCTTTTGTAGGTTATGGTCTTGCCAATATTGATTTTATCGACGATGTACGGGCCGGAGGCAACTGGGGCAACAAGTTCCTGTTTTTCTGCTTGATCTTCAAAACCATGTTTCTCAAAAAATCTCTTTGACATAATTCGCAACTGCCCAGCAATCATATGTAGCTCTCGATTGGCTTTTTTAAACTTCATGCGAATCTTGTTGGCATCGATAATCTCCGAACCTTCAATATCTTGATAATAATAATTAAAAGACGGGTGAGCGCGATCACTCTTAAGAATTGCGAGGGTAAAGGCAACGTCTTCAGCGGTAACCGGCTGACCATCGGAGAATTTTGCTCGTTGATCGAGAGTGAAGGTCACCGATTTTTTGTCATCGGCAACCTCTATATCAGAAGCGATCAGGCCGTACTGTGAAAAAGGCTCGTCAAGGCTAGCCACGGCGAGGGGTTCATAAACTAATGACTCCAATCCCATGGGTGCCTCACCTTTCAGGGTGAAGGGGTTCATTTTATCATAGCTGCCTATATCATGCAAAACGAGGGTGCCGCCCTTCGTTGCATCAGGTGAGGTATAGGCAAATCGGCTAAAGCCTTTGGCATATTTAACCTGACCGTCAAGAGATACACCGTGTGTACCAAAGCAATTTGTTGCAAAGTAAAGACCAGCAACAAGAATGAACGTGAAGGTTTTAAAGATCGGCATAATTAGCAACTCTACAGGAAATAATTCATAAAGCTTGGGAGGTTATTGAAACACTCGTGGCGCCGGCTTCCTACAATATCCTGGCGAGAATACCATTTATTGTGTACTGTGTCACACTCTCCAGCCTGACTCAATGAGATTTATTCGATACCGCGCCATGAAACCCGGACAGTATTGAAACGCTCAACTCCTTTTACATACCGGAGCACACACAATGGGAAAAACAATAGCTGAAAAGATTTTTGCGACACATCTCCGTGACCAACCTACCCCGGAGAACATGATTCTAAATCTGGACGTGGTGATGTGTCACGAAATCACTACTCCTATCGCCATTATGGATTTGGTTGAGAAAGGCATGGATCATGTCTTTGACAGTAGCAAAATCAAGGCAGTCATCGACCACGTTACTCCCGCCAAAGATTCCAAAACCGCAACTCAGGGCAAAATTATGCGTGATTGGGCAAAAAGGCACCAAATTAAAGACTTTTTTGATATTGGCGAAAATGGAGTATGCCACGCGCTGTTTCCGGAAAAAGGTTTTGTCCGACCGGGTTACACTGTCATTATGGGAGATTCGCATACGTGCACTCATGGCGCCTTCGGAGCCTTTGCGGCAGGAGTCGGAACAACTGATCTGGAGGTAGGCATTTATAAGGGTGTGTGTTCCTTCCGGGCCCCAAAAACCCTGCGTATTAATATTACTGGCTCCTTACAACCAATGGTCGCTGCCAAAGATGTTATCCTGGCGATCATTAGAAAAATCTCGGTTAATGGAGCAACGGACAAGGTCATCGAATTTGTCGGGCCGGTGGTCGATACATTTAACATGTCCGAACGAATGACTCTCTGCAATATGGCTGTCGAGGCAGGTGCTACCTGCGGTATCTGTATGCCAGACCGGACTACCGCTGAATTCCTCTGGCCGTTTATTAAAGGTGAGTATCCCTCTCTCGATGCAGTCGTTGAGGAATATAAAGGCTGGCATTCCGACCCTGATGCGGAGTATGCAGCCTTGCTTAATATCGATGTCAGCGCTCTCGTTCCTCAAGTTACCTTTGCTTACAAGCCTGATCAGGTGAAAGACATTAACGAGATGGCCGGAACGCACATTGACCAGATTTATATCGGCTCCTGTACCAATGGCCGGATTGAGGACCTCAGAGATGCGGCAAAAATTCTGAAAGGACGAAAACTGGCTTCGGGAGTGCGAGGAATCGTTACCCCAGCCACACCATTGATCTACAGCATGGCACTTGACGAGGGTATTATAAAAATCTTCATGGATGCCGGGTTTTGCGTTCTCAATCCGACCTGTGGTGCATGCCTTGGCATGAGTGCCGGAGTCCTTGCGACAGGTGAAGTGTGTGCCTCAACCACCAATCGAAACTTCAACGGAAGGATGGGAAAAGGTGGAATGGTACATCTTATGAGTCCCTTCTCGGCTGCGGCTGCTGCGATAACCGGAGTCATAACCGATCCGCGCGATTTTCAAGAGTCGTTAGGAAATAACTAGACCATTTATAATACTGCCTTACGGCTCCACATGCCGTTCCAGGCATGCTTTTGGCCTTGTTATTTTTCTTTCAACGGGTTAGCTGACTACAGCAGCTTGTCT encodes the following:
- a CDS encoding extracellular solute-binding protein; protein product: MPIFKTFTFILVAGLYFATNCFGTHGVSLDGQVKYAKGFSRFAYTSPDATKGGTLVLHDIGSYDKMNPFTLKGEAPMGLESLVYEPLAVASLDEPFSQYGLIASDIEVADDKKSVTFTLDQRAKFSDGQPVTAEDVAFTLAILKSDRAHPSFNYYYQDIEGSEIIDANKIRMKFKKANRELHMIAGQLRIMSKRFFEKHGFEDQAEKQELVAPVASGPYIVDKINIGKTITYKRNPQYWAQDHPVRQGMDNFDEIIVKYYKDQTVALEAFKAGEFDFISINIAKQWARDMDGKKFTDGAIIKKTFPHQNNAGIQGFLFNTRKELFQDVRVRKALGLALDFEWINKSLFHDQYTRSNSFFSNSFLAAKGLPEELELRYLEPYRAVIPSEVFTQPLSPPAATEQDGMRKNLLEAKKILEEAGWRIKEGTLVNSNGQKFIFDILLVSPAFERVMAAYAKNLEKLGIRAEYRTIDPALYAERLKSFDFDVIVTSYGQSQSPGNEQRNYWHSSSADRKGSHNYAGIKSPAVDGLVDKIIYATTKEELVAACRALDRVLWYGYYLVPNWYLPEHRLSYHNKFSTPPQLPLYYDPFQLLMTWWVKK
- a CDS encoding 3-isopropylmalate dehydratase large subunit, which gives rise to MGKTIAEKIFATHLRDQPTPENMILNLDVVMCHEITTPIAIMDLVEKGMDHVFDSSKIKAVIDHVTPAKDSKTATQGKIMRDWAKRHQIKDFFDIGENGVCHALFPEKGFVRPGYTVIMGDSHTCTHGAFGAFAAGVGTTDLEVGIYKGVCSFRAPKTLRINITGSLQPMVAAKDVILAIIRKISVNGATDKVIEFVGPVVDTFNMSERMTLCNMAVEAGATCGICMPDRTTAEFLWPFIKGEYPSLDAVVEEYKGWHSDPDAEYAALLNIDVSALVPQVTFAYKPDQVKDINEMAGTHIDQIYIGSCTNGRIEDLRDAAKILKGRKLASGVRGIVTPATPLIYSMALDEGIIKIFMDAGFCVLNPTCGACLGMSAGVLATGEVCASTTNRNFNGRMGKGGMVHLMSPFSAAAAAITGVITDPRDFQESLGNN